The sequence TTGGTGGCCTCGGCATCGGCATGGTCGACGGTGTCGGCGACTGGGATCCGATTGCCGCGCCCTGCTTGCCGACGATCCGACGGCCACTACCCATCCGCGCGGCCGCTCTTTCCGCGCCTTCGCCGACCAGACCCGCAGCGATCGCCGGGCGCTCGCCGCCTGCATCGCCAAATCGCGGGAGTTGCTCAGCGAGGACGATATTGCCCGCATCGCCCAGCCGACGCTGGTCGCGGTCGGCACCACGGATGACATTGGCGGTTCTCCGGACGAGCTTGCCGCCCTGATGCCGAACGCCAGGGCTTTCCACATCGAGGGCAGGGACCATATGCTGGCGGTCGGGGACAAGACCTTCAAGCAACGCGTGCTGGAGTTTTATGCTGAATATCCGCTTTGAGCGGTTGGCCGGGGGCAACAGTGGCACAATGGAGAAGAGGCACGGCTGGCCGCCTTCTCGGCGGCAATGGCCTCGACGATAGGCGCCTTCACCTGATCGCCCCTAGCCCATAGCGAGCGCCTCCAGCGACCGAGCCATGTTCAGCCTGGCCTGCGGCTCGAAACGCTGGCGGAATTCCTCCGTGTGGAAGATGTGCGGGCGGGCCAGGAAATCCTTCAGCACAGCACCCCGTCCGGCACGCCACATCGGCTCCTCCACCCAGTCATATTCGCGGCGGACCGCGCGCTCATAAGCGTCGAACGCATCCGGCGCGGCACCCAGAATCGACAGGTCCATATCGAGGAACAGGCTGGCGTCGCGCGTCGCCGCCGCGTCGTCGAACCGGGGCAGTTGGTGCGTGGCGGTGGCAAGGATCATCGCGCTGATGCGGCTCAGGCGGTCGGCATCGGTGCGGCCCGCGAGCTTTTCCTCGGCAAGGGCGGCACTTCTGGCCTCATTGCCCTTGGCCTTGCTGTCGTAGATGGCGTCATGGAACCAGATCGCGGCTTCGACGGCCTCGGGATCGCCGAGCTGCGCTCGATAGTCGCCGGCCAGCGCCAGCATCGCCTCGATATGGGCGAGGTTGTGGTAATGGCGATCTCCGGCGCTATAGAGCGCCGAAAGCTCGGCTTTCAGGGCCGTGTCGATCAACGGCTGGTCTTTCATTTTTATCATCCGTCCAGTTAATCGATCTCAGCCCCTCGGAGTCAAAGAACCGATCACTGCGAACCTTGCATGGGCCGGGGCTCTGAGGAATGCTGCCAGTCCAAGAAATATCCAACCCAGGGAGGCTGACATGACCAATACGCCCAGCAGCGAGACTCCGAGACCGGGGACGATCGACATGAAGCTGGAGGCCGTCATCATTGCCGTTGCGGATGCCGATCGGTCCAAGCGTTTTTATGGCGGCCTCGGTTGGCGGCTCGACGCCGACTTCGTCGTCGGCGACGCGTTTCGGGTCGTTCAATTCACGCCGCCCGGTTCGCCGTGCTCGATCCATTTCGGCAAAGGCCTGACATCAGCCGCGCCAGGTTCGGCGAAGGGGCTTTATCTCGTGGTGTCCGATATCGAGGCGGCGCATGCCGAACTCGTGGCGCGCGGCGTCGAGGCGAGCGAGGTGTTTCATCGCGCGGGGCCTGGGCAGCCGCCGATCAGCGGTCGGCATCCGGAAGGGCGCAGTTATTCATCCTATGTCACGTTCAGCGATCCGGATGGCAACAGCTTCATACTGCAGGAAATCACCCAGCGATTGCCTGGACGCGTGGATGCCAGCGACACGATATTCACGTCGTCCGGCGAGCTTGCCGCGGCGCTGCGGCGTGCGGCGGCCGCACATGGCGAACACGAGAAACGGACTGGCGGACAGCATGATGTGAACTGGCCCGACTGGTATGCCGAATACATGGTGGCGGAACAGGCCGGCACGCCGTTGCCGACTTGAACGGCGTCCGTTGCAGCGCGGCGTCATCGGCGCCGCGCTGACCTTGAGCCCGCCACCAGATCGCTCTACGCCTTCCCCGCAGCGAGGCGCGGAGGGCCGCTTTCAGGCGTCCGGCGATCAAGGGTTCGTTTTCCATGGCTGCTTGAATTCCCGCGAACCAAATCCATTTGACAATGCACTAAGGAAAATTGAGTTCAATCGTGCTATGATCTGGCTTATATGTGCGGCCGGAAAACAGGCAAGCCAGCAGGACGCAGGACGAGACGTCGATGAACAGCATCAGCATTTCCCGCCACAGCGCGTTGCAGCCGGTCGATCCGATCTGGCGTTCGATCCGTGACGAAGCGATGGACGCGGTCAACCGCGACCCCTTGCTCGCCGCCTTCCTCTATTCGACGATCCTCAACCAGGAGAGCCTGGAAGAGGCGGTCATCCACCGGATCGCCGAGCGGCTTGCCCATCAGGATATCGGCTCTGATCTCATCCGCCAGACCTTCAAATCGATGCTGGCCGACGATAAGGACTGGCCGACGACCGTGCGTGTCGACATCCAGGCCTATTACGACCGCGACCCGGCCTGCGACCGCTTCATCATGCCGGTGCTCTATTTCAAGGGCTTTCACGCCATCCAGACCCATCGGCTGGCGCATTGGCTGTGGAACCAGGGCCGCAAGGACTTCGCGCTCTATCTGCAGAGCCGTTCGTCCTCGGTCTTCCAGACCGACATCAACCCGGCCGCACGCATCGGCAAGGGCATCTTCATCGATCACGCCACCGGCCTCGTCGTTGGCGAGACCGCGTCATCGAGGACGATGTGTCGATCCTGCACGGCGTGACGCTCGGCGGCACCGGCAAGGCTGGTGGCGACCGCCACCCTAAGATCCGCCGTGGCGTGCTGATCGGCGCCGGCGCCAAGATCCTCGGCAATATCGAGATCGGCCATTGCTCCAAGGTCGCCGCCGGGTCGGTGGTGCTGTCGCCCGTGCCGCACAACAAGACGGTTGCCGGCGTGCCGGCCCGCGTCGTCGGCGAGACCGGCTGCGACCAGCCTTCCCGCCAGATGGACCAGCTTCTGCCATCGCAGTCGATGGACCAGGTGGTCAGCTTCGATATCTGATTTACGCGCCGGCGCGTCGTCCGGCGTCATTGCGATTTTGCCCGGCGGCGCCGCCGCTTCCGGTGCAATACGGCCGGCTTGCCTTTACATCGCCATTGTCGACGTGCCAGAAGCGCCCTTCAAACCAGCAAGCCCGATGATCGGAGAAGACTGTTGAAGCCGGACGAAATCAGAAAGCTGGACGCCTATTTCAAGCGCGTCTTCCAGAACCCCAAGCTTGAGGTCAAGGCACGGCCGCGCAAGGAAGATTCCGCCGAAGTCTATGTCGGTGACGAATTCCTCGGCATCGTCTTCAAGGACGAGGACGACGGCGACTACAATTTCTCGATGGCGATCCTCGACATCGATCTGGGCTGAGCCCGCGATCAAAAGGCAGGCCGCGCCCTGGCGCGGCCTGCCTTTATCTCTCAGTGTCCGGTCTTCAATATCCGCCCGGCCTCTGCTGTCATCGCCGCGTCGAGTGCCTGCCAATCGTCAAGGAATTCCTTGGGAAAACGATAGGTGAGGCTGAGATCGTCGCCGACATGGATGTCCCGCTCGCAGGGCGCCAGCGATTGCCCGGCACTCGGCCCGCTCAGGCAGCGGGCGACGAAGGGATCCTTGCCCACGCGCTTGCCGACCACCAGCACCTCGTTCAGATAGCCTGATTTGTCGTTGAAACCGTAGACCGTCATGCCGCCAGGTCGCGGAATGCCGGGCTGGACAATCAGCGCGCTGTAGATCGGCGCGAACCGGCCGCTCATGTCGCGCGACATCATCTGCTGCTCGAAGGACAGGAAGATGATGCTTCTGTTGGCTTCCGAATGATTGAAATCATCGCGCGCCGCTTCGCTGTAGCCGTCCATCTGGGGATAGCGCAGATAAAGGTCGAGACGTGAGGCAATGCCGTCGCGCCGGGCCTGGTCGAAACGGATGAAATTGGCCGGCACGGAAATCACATTGTTGCCGATCACCACCCGACGCACCGTCGTGTCGTCGGTATATCCGGCCATGGCGATGGTATGGCCGAAC is a genomic window of Mesorhizobium huakuii containing:
- a CDS encoding HD domain-containing protein; its protein translation is MKDQPLIDTALKAELSALYSAGDRHYHNLAHIEAMLALAGDYRAQLGDPEAVEAAIWFHDAIYDSKAKGNEARSAALAEEKLAGRTDADRLSRISAMILATATHQLPRFDDAAATRDASLFLDMDLSILGAAPDAFDAYERAVRREYDWVEEPMWRAGRGAVLKDFLARPHIFHTEEFRQRFEPQARLNMARSLEALAMG
- a CDS encoding VOC family protein; translated protein: MTNTPSSETPRPGTIDMKLEAVIIAVADADRSKRFYGGLGWRLDADFVVGDAFRVVQFTPPGSPCSIHFGKGLTSAAPGSAKGLYLVVSDIEAAHAELVARGVEASEVFHRAGPGQPPISGRHPEGRSYSSYVTFSDPDGNSFILQEITQRLPGRVDASDTIFTSSGELAAALRRAAAAHGEHEKRTGGQHDVNWPDWYAEYMVAEQAGTPLPT
- a CDS encoding DUF3126 family protein; this encodes MKPDEIRKLDAYFKRVFQNPKLEVKARPRKEDSAEVYVGDEFLGIVFKDEDDGDYNFSMAILDIDLG